Proteins co-encoded in one Flavobacterium sp. M31R6 genomic window:
- a CDS encoding asparagine synthetase B gives MCKRILFIFIFLLSISSRASFILLPMDETTQQNHLKAYGITYWCLAKNYKASWLLNYRGGSFLLPDAEEIRKECQIRGVSFEVISDAEETSILNEISSPSQNMEAVILEKAPKIAVYTPKGKQPWDDAVTLVLTYAEIPFTPIYDEEVLSDQLLLYDWLHLHHEDYTGQYGKFYAAYKNIPWYIDQKRDAEALAKKLGYEKVSQEKGAVAKKIRDFVIGGGFLFAMCSATDSFDIALAADGVDICESMFDGDPSEANYQSKLNFNNTFAFKNFTLERRPEQYEFSDIDMTLKRKVPMDKDYFTLMEYSAKWDFIPSMLCQNHTQLIKGFMGQTTSFDPELIKSNVLVMGTCELNGEARYIHGEKGKGMFTFYGGHDPEDYQHQVGDPATVLDLHPNSPGYRLILNNVLFPAARKKKQKT, from the coding sequence ATGTGCAAAAGAATTCTTTTTATATTTATTTTTCTATTATCGATTTCTTCTAGGGCTTCTTTTATTTTGTTGCCAATGGACGAAACTACGCAGCAAAATCATCTTAAAGCGTATGGAATTACCTATTGGTGTTTGGCCAAAAACTACAAGGCCAGTTGGTTGCTTAATTACCGTGGAGGTTCTTTCTTATTGCCCGATGCTGAAGAAATTAGAAAAGAATGCCAAATACGAGGTGTTAGTTTTGAAGTCATTTCGGATGCTGAGGAGACATCTATTTTGAATGAGATTTCAAGTCCTTCGCAGAATATGGAAGCTGTTATACTAGAAAAAGCTCCCAAAATTGCAGTTTATACCCCCAAAGGAAAGCAGCCTTGGGATGACGCCGTTACTTTAGTATTGACGTATGCTGAAATTCCTTTTACACCCATTTACGATGAAGAAGTTTTAAGTGATCAATTATTGCTTTATGATTGGCTGCACTTGCATCATGAGGATTATACTGGACAGTATGGAAAGTTTTATGCAGCTTACAAAAATATTCCTTGGTACATAGATCAAAAGAGAGATGCTGAGGCTTTGGCGAAGAAATTAGGTTACGAAAAAGTATCTCAGGAAAAAGGGGCAGTTGCTAAAAAAATTAGAGATTTTGTAATTGGAGGAGGATTTTTGTTTGCAATGTGTTCTGCAACCGATAGCTTTGATATTGCTTTGGCGGCAGATGGTGTTGATATTTGCGAATCCATGTTTGACGGTGATCCCAGCGAAGCTAATTATCAGTCCAAACTGAATTTTAATAATACTTTTGCTTTCAAGAATTTCACTCTGGAGCGAAGACCAGAGCAATATGAGTTTTCGGATATTGATATGACCTTAAAAAGAAAGGTTCCTATGGATAAAGATTATTTTACTTTGATGGAATATTCGGCCAAATGGGATTTCATACCAAGTATGTTGTGTCAAAATCATACACAATTAATCAAAGGGTTTATGGGGCAAACGACTTCATTTGATCCAGAACTGATAAAATCGAATGTTTTGGTTATGGGAACTTGTGAGCTGAATGGTGAAGCACGATACATACACGGTGAAAAAGGAAAAGGAATGTTTACTTTTTATGGAGGACATGATCCAGAGGATTACCAGCATCAAGTTGGCGATCCAGCTACAGTTTTGGATTTGCATCCCAATTCTCCAGGCTATCGATTAATTTTGAATAACGTTTTGTTTCCTGCAGCCAGAAAGAAAAAGCAGAAAACATAG
- a CDS encoding response regulator transcription factor — protein MKETIKIILADDEVLFRKGISFLLSREENIEVIFEASDGVELIDFLKGDNPKPDIVIMDLKMPLLNGIEATKIIHRDFSDIKIIALTSYDSKSFIANMIDVGAVSYLVKNATPQELFATINEVATKGFYYSEYVMDIIQNDLITNKKTKCSFDTGFITSRELEVLQLICKQKSTIEIGEKLFISPRTVEGHRNNLLLKTESKNIAGLVVYAIQNAIVSLDI, from the coding sequence ATGAAGGAAACTATAAAAATAATTTTAGCTGATGATGAAGTTCTATTCAGAAAAGGAATTTCTTTTTTATTATCTAGAGAAGAAAATATTGAAGTGATTTTTGAAGCTTCGGATGGTGTTGAATTAATTGATTTTCTAAAAGGGGATAATCCTAAGCCCGATATTGTGATTATGGATTTGAAAATGCCATTGCTTAATGGGATTGAAGCCACTAAAATTATCCATAGAGATTTTTCGGATATAAAAATCATTGCCTTGACGAGTTATGATTCAAAATCGTTTATAGCCAATATGATTGATGTGGGAGCTGTTTCTTATTTGGTTAAAAATGCCACTCCTCAGGAATTATTTGCAACCATAAATGAAGTAGCCACAAAAGGATTTTATTATTCAGAATATGTGATGGACATCATTCAAAATGATTTGATTACCAATAAAAAAACCAAGTGCAGTTTTGATACCGGATTTATAACTTCTCGTGAATTAGAAGTATTGCAGCTTATCTGCAAACAAAAAAGCACAATCGAAATAGGTGAAAAACTATTTATTAGTCCAAGAACTGTTGAAGGTCACAGAAACAATTTGTTGCTTAAAACAGAATCCAAAAACATTGCAGGATTGGTTGTTTATGCCATTCAAAATGCCATCGTGTCTTTGGATATTTAA
- a CDS encoding sensor histidine kinase, with product MEKKLKFDNLDIFLKNKQLSAVIRTLESDRKRIAQELHDDICSKLNVISLNCHLLKIPNLPAKEIEEITKNIIEYTSKALNSSKKMTHSLLPPVLDKFGLHAGIEELCAQLIDDIAIDIQYENNLKFDFKENDNHIHVFRILQELFTNSIEHGRATSISVFFEEIDGKRTCKYSDNGIGFDLNQLENHKGLGMKNVVSRVAILEGSLSIESQMNNGISVIFNF from the coding sequence ATGGAAAAGAAATTAAAATTTGATAATTTAGATATTTTCCTGAAAAACAAGCAATTATCGGCGGTAATTCGTACACTAGAGTCGGATAGAAAGCGAATTGCACAGGAATTACATGACGATATATGTTCAAAATTGAATGTGATTTCGTTGAATTGCCATCTTCTGAAGATTCCTAATTTACCTGCAAAAGAGATTGAAGAAATCACCAAAAACATTATTGAATACACCTCAAAAGCTTTGAATAGTTCAAAAAAAATGACGCATAGTTTGCTTCCACCGGTATTGGATAAATTTGGTCTTCATGCTGGAATTGAAGAATTATGTGCTCAGTTAATTGACGATATTGCTATTGATATTCAATACGAGAATAATTTAAAGTTTGATTTTAAAGAGAACGATAATCATATTCATGTTTTTAGAATTCTACAGGAGTTATTTACTAATTCAATAGAACATGGGAGGGCAACTTCAATATCTGTTTTTTTTGAGGAAATTGATGGAAAAAGAACATGTAAGTATTCAGATAACGGAATCGGTTTTGATTTAAATCAATTGGAAAATCATAAGGGTCTTGGAATGAAAAATGTGGTAAGTAGAGTAGCTATTTTAGAGGGAAGCCTCTCGATTGAATCGCAAATGAATAATGGAATTTCAGTGATTTTTAATTTCTAA
- the dnaB gene encoding replicative DNA helicase has product MENFKNISPVKVDKTTIINLEKGKLPPQALDLEEAVLGAMMIDKKGVDDVIDILQADAFYKDAHKYIFEAIVQLFNDTQPIDLLTVSAQLRKTAKLDLAGGDFYLIQLTQKISSSAHIEFHSRIILQKFIQRSLIRISSEIIEDSYDETTDVFDLLDKAESKLYEVTQGNIKRSSETAQSLVLQAKKRIEEIAGQEGLSGVATGFDKLDKLTSGWQPSDLIIIAARPAMGKTAFVLSMARNIAIDFGHPVALFSLEMASVQLITRLISSETGLSSEKLRTGKLEKHEWEQLSTKVKNLEKAPLYIDDTPSLSIFDLRAKARRLVSQHGIKIIIIDYLQLMTAGGNGKGGGNREQEISTISRNLKALAKELNIPVIALSQLSRAVETRGSSKRPLLSDLRESGAIEQDADIVSFLYRPEYYKIDEWDDEEASPTAGQAEIMIAKHRNGGIENVRLKFIGHLGRFDNLEDYSGGYDDLPSSMNHDENSFITKNLPSANEAFGSNFNNDDDDDGDVPF; this is encoded by the coding sequence ATGGAAAATTTCAAAAATATAAGTCCGGTTAAAGTGGACAAAACAACAATTATTAACCTAGAAAAAGGAAAATTACCACCACAAGCATTAGATTTAGAAGAAGCAGTGCTTGGGGCAATGATGATTGATAAAAAAGGGGTAGATGATGTAATTGATATTCTGCAAGCTGATGCATTTTACAAAGATGCTCACAAATATATTTTTGAGGCCATTGTTCAATTATTCAATGACACACAACCAATCGATTTGTTGACCGTTTCGGCCCAACTTCGAAAAACTGCTAAATTAGATCTTGCAGGAGGTGATTTTTATTTAATCCAGCTTACGCAAAAGATTTCCTCATCGGCACATATTGAATTTCACTCCAGAATTATTCTGCAAAAATTTATTCAACGTAGTTTAATCCGCATTTCATCTGAAATTATTGAAGATTCCTATGATGAAACTACCGATGTATTTGATTTGTTGGATAAAGCCGAATCTAAACTTTATGAAGTAACTCAAGGAAATATCAAGCGTAGTTCCGAAACTGCTCAGAGTTTAGTTTTGCAAGCTAAGAAACGTATCGAAGAAATTGCAGGTCAAGAAGGACTAAGTGGTGTTGCCACTGGTTTTGATAAGTTGGATAAACTAACTTCGGGCTGGCAGCCAAGTGATTTAATTATTATTGCGGCGAGACCTGCGATGGGAAAAACTGCTTTTGTATTATCGATGGCTAGAAATATAGCTATCGATTTTGGTCATCCAGTTGCTTTGTTCTCCCTGGAGATGGCATCGGTACAGTTGATTACCAGGTTGATTTCTTCTGAAACAGGTCTGTCTTCAGAGAAGTTACGTACTGGAAAGTTAGAAAAGCACGAGTGGGAGCAGCTTAGTACCAAAGTTAAGAACTTAGAAAAAGCACCGCTATATATAGATGATACACCTTCTTTATCCATTTTTGATTTACGTGCAAAAGCACGACGTTTGGTGTCGCAACATGGTATAAAAATTATCATCATTGATTATTTGCAGTTGATGACTGCTGGTGGAAACGGAAAAGGTGGAGGAAACAGAGAGCAGGAAATTTCTACAATCTCCCGAAATTTAAAGGCATTGGCGAAAGAGTTGAATATTCCGGTGATTGCACTTTCGCAATTATCGCGTGCTGTAGAAACGCGTGGTTCCAGCAAAAGACCTTTGCTTTCGGATCTTCGTGAATCTGGAGCGATTGAGCAGGATGCGGATATCGTTTCATTTTTATACCGTCCTGAATATTACAAAATTGATGAATGGGATGATGAAGAAGCCTCTCCAACTGCTGGTCAAGCAGAGATTATGATTGCCAAACATAGAAATGGTGGTATTGAAAATGTTCGTTTGAAATTTATTGGTCATTTAGGTCGATTTGACAATTTAGAAGATTACAGTGGTGGTTACGATGATTTACCATCCAGCATGAATCATGATGAAAACTCATTTATAACTAAAAATCTTCCATCGGCAAATGAGGCTTTCGGAAGCAATTTTAATAATGATGACGATGATGATGGTGATGTTCCTTTTTAA
- a CDS encoding acetyl-CoA carboxylase carboxyltransferase subunit alpha: protein MEYLDFELPIKELEEQLDKCVVIGLESDVDVTNTCKQINKKLEETKKQIYKNLTAWQRVQLSRHPSRPYTLDHIKGICGDTFLELHGDRGFKDDKAMIGGLGKIGGQSFMIVGQQKGFNTKTRQYRNFGMANPEGYRKALRLMKMAEKFNIPVVTLIDTPGAYPGLEAEERGQGEAIARNIFEMVRLKVPIITIIVGEGASGGALGIGVGDRVYMLENTWYSVISPESCSSILWKSWDFKEQAAEALKLTSADMKKQKLVDDIIPEPLGGAHYDRATTFTTVEQYIIKGYNELKDLSTEELIAQRMDKYCKMGEFKE from the coding sequence ATGGAATATTTAGATTTTGAGCTTCCAATAAAAGAACTTGAGGAACAATTAGATAAATGTGTTGTTATTGGTTTAGAATCGGATGTTGATGTTACCAATACTTGTAAACAAATCAACAAAAAATTAGAGGAGACCAAGAAACAGATTTATAAAAACTTAACTGCTTGGCAACGTGTGCAGTTATCAAGACATCCAAGCAGACCTTATACTTTGGATCATATCAAAGGGATTTGCGGAGATACTTTTCTGGAACTTCATGGGGATAGAGGTTTTAAGGATGATAAAGCCATGATTGGTGGTTTAGGAAAAATTGGAGGACAATCTTTTATGATTGTTGGACAGCAAAAAGGATTCAATACCAAAACGCGTCAGTATAGAAATTTTGGGATGGCCAATCCTGAAGGATATAGAAAAGCATTGCGTTTGATGAAAATGGCAGAGAAATTTAATATCCCAGTTGTTACTTTAATTGACACTCCGGGTGCTTATCCAGGTTTGGAAGCGGAAGAACGCGGACAAGGTGAAGCTATCGCAAGAAATATTTTTGAAATGGTTCGTTTGAAAGTGCCAATCATAACTATTATAGTTGGTGAAGGAGCATCAGGTGGAGCATTGGGAATTGGTGTTGGAGACCGTGTTTATATGTTGGAAAACACATGGTATTCTGTAATTTCACCAGAATCTTGTTCATCAATTTTATGGAAAAGTTGGGATTTCAAAGAGCAAGCTGCCGAAGCCTTGAAATTGACTTCTGCCGACATGAAAAAACAAAAATTAGTTGACGATATTATTCCAGAACCATTAGGTGGAGCTCATTATGACAGAGCGACTACTTTTACTACAGTTGAGCAATATATCATAAAAGGATATAATGAATTGAAAGACTTATCAACAGAGGAATTAATCGCTCAGAGAATGGATAAATACTGTAAAATGGGAGAGTTCAAAGAATAA
- a CDS encoding DMT family transporter: MRNDNLRSYLNLHLIVFIWGFTAILGALITIQSQFLVWYRMFFAAIFIAVFLAVKKKSFKVAPKSLVKFIFVGLLIALHWITFFGAIKVSTVSITLSVFSLGAFFASLLEPLFYGRKVLWYEVFFGLIIIAGLGLIMQVEINYWSGMLLALVSIILGVLFTLINGKLIADHDPSVISFYEFFAGFIFISIYFLFQGSFNADFFVLSAKNWILILILASICTAYAFTASVKVMRQLSPYTVMLTTNLEPVYGIVLAFFIIGGKEKMSMEFYIGAVVIVITVLLNGIIKHYRKEDEL, translated from the coding sequence ATGCGAAACGATAATTTAAGAAGTTACCTTAATCTACATTTAATTGTTTTTATTTGGGGGTTTACAGCAATTTTAGGGGCATTAATTACGATACAGTCTCAATTTTTGGTTTGGTACAGAATGTTTTTTGCGGCAATCTTTATTGCTGTTTTTCTTGCTGTCAAAAAGAAATCATTTAAAGTTGCTCCAAAGTCATTAGTCAAGTTCATATTTGTTGGTCTTTTGATAGCGCTGCATTGGATTACCTTTTTTGGAGCGATAAAAGTCTCAACAGTATCAATAACCTTATCTGTTTTTTCATTGGGTGCATTTTTTGCCTCCTTGTTGGAACCTTTATTTTACGGTCGAAAAGTACTTTGGTATGAGGTTTTCTTTGGACTGATTATCATTGCGGGTTTAGGATTAATCATGCAGGTGGAGATTAATTACTGGAGCGGTATGTTATTGGCATTGGTTTCCATAATATTGGGAGTATTATTTACTTTAATAAATGGAAAGTTAATCGCAGATCATGACCCATCGGTGATTTCATTTTATGAATTCTTTGCCGGTTTTATTTTTATTTCAATCTATTTTTTATTTCAAGGTTCTTTCAATGCAGATTTTTTTGTGTTATCTGCCAAAAACTGGATTTTGATTTTGATTTTGGCATCCATTTGCACCGCTTATGCTTTTACGGCTTCGGTAAAAGTAATGCGACAATTATCACCATACACGGTTATGTTAACGACTAATTTAGAGCCTGTTTACGGTATTGTATTGGCTTTCTTTATCATTGGCGGAAAAGAAAAAATGAGTATGGAATTTTATATTGGAGCCGTTGTAATTGTAATTACGGTGCTCTTAAACGGTATTATAAAACATTATAGAAAAGAAGATGAATTGTAA
- a CDS encoding LptF/LptG family permease, whose translation MLTIIDKYILKRYLATFAVMLLLFAPIGMIIDISEKINKMIENKVPVLKIAIYYYHFTIYFMNNLFPIFLFISVIWFTSKLANDTEIIAILSSGISFTRFMRPYIIGASIVSVIVLLMGFWVIPVSSEGYNNFRYTYLRNDGKALMRGDNTDVYRQISDNEFIYVNSFNNESQMAYNFSLERFKKEKLEYKITASRIKWNPKEKNYSLFDYTKRIVGKEGDVIEKAPEKKMKFSFDLEDLAPVVYIAETLSLGDLKAFIDKERKRGSSNINVYLVVLYKKFSVPVSAFILTIIAVSVSSMKRRGGMGVNLAIGIAVAFSFVFFDKIFGVLAEKSAFSPLLAVWLPNIVFGILAVYLLRNAKR comes from the coding sequence ATGCTAACAATAATAGACAAATACATTTTAAAAAGATATTTAGCCACTTTTGCGGTGATGCTTTTGTTATTTGCTCCTATTGGGATGATTATTGATATATCCGAGAAGATCAATAAAATGATTGAGAATAAAGTGCCGGTTTTAAAAATCGCCATTTATTACTATCATTTTACGATTTACTTTATGAATAACCTCTTCCCGATATTTTTGTTTATATCGGTGATTTGGTTTACCTCAAAATTAGCAAATGACACAGAGATTATTGCCATTCTGAGCTCTGGAATTTCATTTACTCGATTCATGAGGCCTTATATTATTGGGGCTTCCATCGTATCTGTTATCGTTTTGCTTATGGGGTTTTGGGTTATTCCCGTATCAAGTGAGGGTTACAATAATTTCCGGTACACCTATCTGCGGAATGATGGGAAGGCGCTCATGCGGGGTGATAATACAGATGTTTACAGACAGATAAGCGATAATGAGTTTATCTATGTAAATAGCTTTAATAATGAATCTCAAATGGCTTATAATTTCTCATTGGAGCGATTTAAAAAAGAGAAATTAGAATATAAAATCACGGCCAGCAGAATCAAATGGAATCCTAAAGAAAAGAATTATTCTTTATTTGATTACACCAAAAGAATCGTTGGGAAAGAAGGGGATGTGATCGAAAAAGCACCGGAAAAGAAGATGAAGTTCAGTTTTGATCTGGAGGATTTGGCGCCGGTGGTTTATATCGCCGAGACTCTAAGTCTTGGGGATTTGAAAGCTTTTATCGACAAGGAAAGAAAACGTGGATCGTCCAATATCAATGTTTATTTGGTTGTTTTGTATAAAAAATTTAGTGTTCCTGTTTCAGCATTTATATTGACTATTATAGCTGTTTCCGTGTCTTCGATGAAACGAAGAGGAGGGATGGGAGTCAATTTGGCCATTGGAATTGCCGTGGCATTTTCATTTGTCTTTTTTGATAAGATATTTGGTGTCTTGGCCGAAAAATCTGCATTTTCGCCACTCCTGGCTGTTTGGTTACCCAACATTGTTTTTGGAATATTAGCTGTTTATTTATTACGAAATGCGAAACGATAA
- the tgt gene encoding tRNA guanosine(34) transglycosylase Tgt, with translation MKFDLLKTDPQSKARAGSITTDHGVIETPIFMPVGTVASVKGVHQRELKEEINPDIILGNTYHLYLRPQTEILEKAGGLHKFMNWDRNILTDSGGYQVYSLSANRKIKEEGVKFKSHIDGSYHFFTPENVMEIQRTIGADIIMAFDECTPYPCDYRYAQRSMHMTHRWLDRCINHLEKVPVKYGYDQTFFPIIQGSTYKDLRRQSAEYIANSNQQGNAIGGLSVGEPAEEMYAMTEVVCEILPEDKPRYLMGVGTPINILENIALGIDMFDCVMPTRNARNGMLFTANGTINIKNKKWEADFSPLDEMGYTFVDTEYTKAYLRHLFAANEYLGKQIATIHNLGFYMWLVREARKHILAGDFKPWKEMMVKNMSQRL, from the coding sequence ATGAAGTTTGATTTACTAAAAACAGATCCGCAATCGAAAGCTCGTGCGGGAAGTATTACTACCGATCACGGTGTTATTGAAACGCCTATTTTTATGCCTGTTGGAACGGTTGCATCAGTAAAAGGGGTGCATCAACGGGAATTGAAAGAAGAAATAAACCCAGATATTATTCTTGGAAATACCTATCATTTGTATTTGCGTCCACAAACCGAAATTCTTGAAAAAGCGGGTGGATTGCATAAATTTATGAATTGGGACCGTAATATTTTGACCGATTCAGGAGGATACCAAGTGTATTCCCTTTCGGCAAATCGTAAAATTAAGGAAGAAGGAGTAAAGTTTAAATCGCATATTGATGGTTCGTATCACTTTTTTACGCCAGAGAATGTGATGGAAATTCAGCGTACCATTGGGGCAGATATTATTATGGCTTTTGATGAGTGTACGCCTTATCCATGTGATTATCGTTACGCTCAACGCTCAATGCACATGACACACCGTTGGTTGGATCGTTGTATCAACCATTTAGAAAAAGTGCCAGTAAAGTATGGTTATGACCAAACTTTTTTCCCAATTATTCAAGGAAGTACTTATAAGGATTTGAGAAGACAATCGGCAGAATATATTGCCAATTCCAACCAACAAGGAAATGCGATTGGTGGACTTTCGGTAGGGGAGCCTGCAGAAGAAATGTATGCCATGACCGAAGTGGTTTGTGAAATTCTACCTGAAGACAAACCTCGTTATTTGATGGGAGTGGGAACGCCAATCAATATTCTGGAGAATATCGCTCTTGGAATCGACATGTTTGACTGTGTGATGCCTACGCGTAACGCCAGAAACGGAATGTTATTTACGGCCAACGGAACGATCAATATCAAGAATAAAAAATGGGAAGCCGATTTTTCTCCATTGGATGAAATGGGATATACATTTGTAGATACGGAATATACCAAAGCGTATTTGCGTCACTTGTTTGCTGCCAATGAATATTTGGGGAAACAAATTGCCACAATCCACAATCTAGGTTTTTATATGTGGTTGGTTCGTGAGGCCAGAAAACATATCTTAGCAGGCGATTTTAAACCATGGAAAGAAATGATGGTAAAAAATATGAGCCAAAGATTGTAA
- a CDS encoding endo-arabinase, whose protein sequence is MKLKLVLYLIPSLILLSCNSKTDDAQAIKSLLEKESSSWRLGDSKTHAACWHIQPYSKILISTVDGKTLDIPAENIIKPIANASGGTSINTNYKMSIHDDNAWVSHDEVSIAKDGKKTFSHEIRLLEKINGDWKLVGQSIHAYK, encoded by the coding sequence ATGAAATTGAAATTAGTCCTGTATCTTATACCGAGTTTAATTTTACTGAGTTGTAATTCAAAAACAGATGATGCGCAAGCCATTAAAAGTCTCCTTGAGAAAGAATCTTCGAGTTGGAGATTGGGCGACAGTAAAACACATGCTGCATGCTGGCACATTCAGCCTTATAGCAAAATTTTGATTTCGACTGTTGATGGTAAAACGTTAGATATTCCTGCTGAAAACATTATCAAACCGATTGCAAACGCCAGTGGTGGCACCTCCATAAATACAAATTATAAAATGAGTATTCATGACGATAATGCTTGGGTCAGTCATGATGAAGTATCGATTGCGAAAGATGGTAAGAAAACCTTTTCGCATGAAATTCGATTACTTGAAAAAATAAATGGCGATTGGAAACTTGTAGGACAATCTATTCACGCCTATAAATAA
- a CDS encoding rhodanese-like domain-containing protein — MTLENIIKEKQCTIVDVRTREEYSGGHVVGSINIPLNEVQERFEEIQNLKSPLVLCCASGNRSGQAQHYLSQKEIDCYNGGSWLDVNYYQSK, encoded by the coding sequence ATGACATTAGAAAATATAATCAAAGAAAAACAATGCACGATTGTAGATGTACGAACGCGAGAGGAATACAGTGGAGGTCACGTTGTTGGGTCAATTAATATCCCACTGAATGAAGTTCAAGAGCGATTTGAAGAAATCCAGAACCTAAAATCACCCTTGGTTCTTTGTTGTGCCTCCGGAAACCGAAGCGGACAAGCGCAGCATTATCTTTCTCAAAAAGAAATCGACTGCTACAATGGAGGCTCATGGCTTGACGTCAATTATTATCAATCCAAATAA
- a CDS encoding rhodanese-like domain-containing protein, giving the protein MLNKLKKIFGFGTTVDYADLVKKGAIILDVRSKGEYAGGHIKDSINIPVDVLKNSLTQLKDKNKTIITCCASGMRSASAKSILKTHGYTDVHNGGGWSGLQNKI; this is encoded by the coding sequence ATGCTAAATAAACTAAAAAAAATATTCGGTTTCGGGACAACTGTAGATTATGCAGATCTTGTGAAAAAAGGTGCCATTATCCTAGATGTACGAAGCAAAGGGGAATATGCTGGCGGTCACATCAAAGATTCCATAAACATTCCTGTTGATGTTTTAAAAAACAGTTTGACTCAATTGAAAGACAAAAATAAAACCATCATTACCTGTTGCGCATCGGGTATGCGAAGCGCATCAGCCAAAAGTATCCTGAAAACACACGGATATACTGATGTCCATAATGGCGGCGGATGGAGTGGCCTACAGAATAAAATATAA
- a CDS encoding transketolase → MKPNTQQLNDLTIQVRRDILRMVHAVNSGHPGGSLGCTEFLVALYQNLMDRKKGFDMDGIGEDLFFLSNGHISPVFYSVLARSGYFPIKELATFRLLNSRLQGHPTTHEGLPGVRMASGSLGQGLSVGIGAAQAKKLNGDNHIIYTLHGDGELQEGQNWEAIMYASAKKVDNLIATIDLNGKQIDGTTDEVLCMGSIRAKFEAFDWDVLEIKEGNDLEAIIAGMTDAKSRTGKGKPVCVLLHTEMGNGVDFMMNTHAWHGKAPNDAQLENALAQNYNRGGEQDY, encoded by the coding sequence ATGAAGCCTAACACACAACAATTAAACGATTTAACTATCCAAGTAAGAAGAGACATTCTTCGTATGGTTCACGCTGTTAATTCAGGTCACCCAGGAGGGTCTCTTGGATGTACCGAATTTTTAGTGGCCTTGTACCAAAACCTTATGGATCGCAAAAAAGGATTTGACATGGACGGAATTGGAGAAGATTTATTCTTCCTTTCAAACGGACATATTTCACCTGTATTTTACAGCGTTTTGGCAAGAAGCGGTTATTTCCCAATAAAGGAATTGGCTACTTTCAGATTATTGAACTCTCGTTTGCAAGGACACCCAACAACACATGAAGGTTTACCTGGTGTTCGTATGGCTTCTGGTTCATTAGGACAAGGATTATCTGTAGGAATTGGTGCTGCACAGGCTAAAAAGCTAAACGGTGATAACCATATTATTTACACACTACACGGTGATGGTGAATTACAGGAAGGTCAAAACTGGGAAGCAATTATGTATGCATCTGCAAAAAAAGTAGATAATCTTATTGCAACTATCGACCTTAACGGAAAACAAATTGATGGTACTACCGACGAAGTTTTATGTATGGGAAGTATCCGTGCTAAATTTGAAGCTTTTGATTGGGACGTTCTTGAAATTAAAGAAGGAAATGATCTTGAAGCAATTATTGCTGGTATGACAGATGCTAAATCTAGAACCGGAAAAGGAAAACCAGTTTGCGTATTATTACATACTGAAATGGGTAATGGTGTAGATTTTATGATGAACACTCACGCATGGCACGGAAAAGCGCCAAATGATGCTCAACTTGAAAATGCTCTAGCTCAAAACTATAATAGAGGTGGCGAACAAGACTATTAA